A stretch of the Notamacropus eugenii isolate mMacEug1 chromosome 2, mMacEug1.pri_v2, whole genome shotgun sequence genome encodes the following:
- the BAG6 gene encoding large proline-rich protein BAG6 isoform X3 — MEPSDNSSSAMEEPANLEVLVKTLDSQTRTFTVGAEMTVKEFKEHIAASVSIPSEKQRLIYQGRVLQDEKKLQEYNVGGKVIHLVERAPPQTQPPSSGVASGAGSPSATHGGGPQPGPRGPGAPVHDRNANSYVMVGTFNLPSDGSAVDVHINMEQAPIQSEPRVRLVMAQHMLRDIQAVLSRLEGRTNGGQHQHQQPQPPPAPSASEPSSLSSETPEPSEGEASSREPMEAGDPEESTQPRSPESSPPGPAPAPNHPSPLEYVEVLQELQRVESRLQPFLQRYHEILGSAATTDYNNNTEGREEDQRVINLVGESLRLLGNTFVALSDLRCNLACAPPRHLHVVRPMSHYTAPMVLQQAAIPIQINVGTTVTMTGNGTRPPPTPSSEAPPSVPGQTSPPAPSPTTGEPAAEGAPPAGPAPPPGPGHPRVIRISHQSVEPVVMMHMNIQDSSSQAGSVPSAPTGPSGPPGHGQALGSTHIQLPSLPPEFMQAVAHQITQQAMAAAAASAATGQQVPGFPSAPTRVVIARPTPPQARPPHPGGPPAPGVVGPGLGPNASLAQMVSGLVGQLLMQPVLVAQGASGLAPPSAPATASASAGTTNTATTAAPAPGGPAQAPPPPPPTELQFSQLLGNLLGPGGPGVGGATVGSPTITVAMPGVPAFLQGMTDFLQATQTAPPPPPPPPPPPPAPEQAHPPPGSPPAGLGARGQGGVGPESLPPEFFTSVVQGVLSSLLGSLGARAGSSESIAAFIQRLSGSSNIFEPGADGALGFFGALLSLLCQNFSMVDVVMLLHGHFQPLQRLQPQLRGFFHQHYLGGREPTPHNIRMATHTLITGLEEYVRESFASVQVQPGVDITRTNLEFLQEQFNGIASHVLHCTDGGFGARLLELCNQGLFECLALNLHCLGGQQSALTDVINGRIRRMSGGVNPSLVSWLTTMMGLRLQVVLEHMPVGPDAVLRYVRRTGDPSQPVLEEPMEIQGAERTPELQRENASPAPGTTAEEAMSRGPPPAPEGTSQEEQDGATAETEPWAAAVPPEWVPIIQQDIQSQRKVKPQPPLSDAYLSGMPAKRRKLRSDIQKRLQDDPNYSPQRFPNAHRAFADDP, encoded by the exons ATGGAACCCAGTGATAATAGCAGCAGTGCTATGGAGGAACCAGCCAACTTGGAGGTACTGGTGAAGACCTTGGACTCCCAGACTCGAACCTTCACTGTGGGGGCTGAG ATGACAGTGAAGGAATTTAAGGAGCATATTGCTGCCTCGGTCAGCATCCCTTCTGAGAAACAGCGACTCATATATCAGGGGCGAGTTCTGCAGGATGAGAAGAAGCTACAGGAATACA ATGTTGGGGGAAAGGTGATCCATCTGGTGGAGCGGGCCCCTCCACAGACCCAGCCTCCATCCTCTGGGGTTGCCTCGGGGGCAGGATCTCCCTCAGCCACCCATGGTGGGGGACCCCAACCTGGTCCTCGAGGTCCTGGTGCACCTGTCCACGACAGGAATGCTAACAGTTATGTCATGGTTGGGACCTTCAATCTCCCT agcgACGGCTCTGCTGTGGATGTTCATATAAACATGGAACAGGCGCCAATCCAG AGTGAGCCTCGTGTTCGACTGGTTATGGCCCAGCACATGCTGAGAGATATACAGGCTGTGCTATCCCGTTTGGAG GGCCGAACCAATGGAGGGCAGCATCAGCATCAGCAGCCACAGCCGCCACCAGCACCTTCTGCTTCGGAGCCGTCATCCTTAAGCTCAGAGACTCCTGAGCCTTCAGAGGGTGAAGCTTCCTCCCGAGAGCCTATGGAAGCAGGAGACCCAGAGGAAAGCACCCAGCCCCGGAGCCCTGAGTCCTCTCCTCCTGGCCCAGCCCCAGCTCCCAA CCATCCATCCCCTTTGGAGTATGTTGAAGTGCTTCAGGAGCTACAACGCGTAGAGAGCCGACTCCAGCCTTTTCTACAGCGCTACCATGAAATATTGGGATCTGCTGCCACCACCGACTACAACAATAAT ACCGAGGGGCGTGAAGAGGATCAGCGTGTGATCAATTTAGTTGGGGAGAGCTTGCGGCTGCTGGGTAACACCTTTGTGGCATTGTCTGACCTGCGCTGCAACTTGGCATGTGCCCCTCCTCGACACCTGCATGTTGTCCGGCCAATGTCTCATTACACAGCTCCCATGGTGCTGCAGCAGGCTGCTATCCCCATTCAG ATCAATGTGGGGACAACTGTGACCATGACTGGGAATGGGACCAGGCCACCCCCAACCCCTAGCTCAGAGGCACCACCCTCTGTTCCTGGGCAGACTTCCCCTCCAGCGCCTTCCCCTACTACAGGGGAGCCTGCAGCTGAGGGGGCTCCTCCTGCAGGCCCAGCCCCACCCCCTGGGCCTGGCCACCCCAGAGTTATTAGAATTTCCCATCAGAGTGTGGAACCTGTCGTCATGATGCACATGAACATCCAGG attcTAGTTCACAGGCAGGTAGTGTTCCCAGTGCCCCAACTGGTCCTTCAGGACCTCCTGGTCATGGCCAGGCTCTGG GTTCCACTCATATCCAGCTGCCCTCCCTGCCTCCTGAGTTCATGCAAGCTGTTGCACACCAGATCACTCAGCAGGCCATGGCAGCAGCTGCTGCCTCTGCAGCAACAG GACAGCAAGTTCCAGGCTTTCCATCAGCTCCTACAAGAGTGGTGATTGCTCGGCCTACCCCTCCCCAGGCTCGGCCCCCCCACCCTGGTGGGCCACCTGCCCCTGGAGTTGTG GGTCCAGGCTTGGGGCCAAATGCATCACTGGCTCAGATGGTGAGCGGGCTGGTAGGACAGCTTCTCATGCAGCCTGTGCTTGTAg CTCAAGGGGCCTCAGGCCTGGCCCCACCCTCTGCCCCAGCTACAGCCTCTGCAAGTGCTGGTACCACCAACACAGCCACCACTGCTGCACCGGCCCCAGGAGGACCTGCTCAGgccccaccaccacctcctcccactgagcttcagttttctcagcttcTGGGGAATCTGCTGGGGCCTGGAGGGCCAGGAGTTGGAGGAGCCACTGTAGGCTCTCCTACCATCACTGTGGCCATGCCAGGTGTCCCTGCCTTCCTCCAGGGCATGACAGATTTTCTTCAG GCAACACAGACTgccccaccaccacctcctccacctccaccacctccTCCAGCTCCAGAACAGGCACACCCACCACCTGGGTCCCCTCCAGCAGGGCTGGGGGCACGAGGCCAAGGGGGAGTGGGACCTGAGAGCCTGCCTCCTGAGTTTTTCACTTCAGTGGTACAGGGTGTGCTGAGTTCCCTGCTAGGCTCTCTTGGAGCAAGAGCAGGTAGCAGTGAAAGCATTGCAGCCTTTATCCAGCGTCTTAGTGGCTCCAGCAACATTTTTGAACCTGGGGCAGATGGAGCCCTTG GGTTCTTTGGGGCATTGCTATCTCTCCTCTGTCAGAACTTCTCCATGGTAGACGTAGTAATGCTTCTCCATGGGCACTTCCAGCCACTTCAGCGACTCCAGCCTCAGCTTCGGGGCTTCTTTCATCAACACTACCTGGGAGGCCGTGAGCCCACACCCCACAACATCCGG ATGGCAACCCATACACTGATCACAGGATTGGAGGAGTATGTTCGAGAGAGCTTT gcCTCTGTGCAAGTACAACCAGGTGTGGACATCACCAGGACAAATCTGGAGTTTCTCCAGGAGCAATTCAATGGCATTGCTTCCCATGTATTGCACTGCACAG ATGGTGGGTTTGGGGCGCGACTGCTGGAGCTATGTAACCAGGGGCTGTTTGAATGTCTGGCTCTGAACCTGCACTGCCTGGGAGGACAGCAGAGTGCACTCACTGATGTCATCAATGGCAGAATT CGCCGGATGTCTGGAGGGGTGAACCCATCCCTGGTGAGTTGGCTGACTACCATGATGGGACTTCGGCTGCAAGTTGTGCTGGAGCACATGCCTGTAGGGCCTGATGCTGTCCTGAGATACGTTAGAAGAACTGGTGATCCCTCCCAG CCAGTTCTTGAGGAACCAATGGAAATCCAAGGAGCAGAGAGAACTCCTGAACTCCAG CGGGAGAATGCCTCTCCAGCCCCTGGCACCACTGCAGAGGAGGCCATGTCCCGGGGACCACCTCCTGCTCCCGAAGGTACCTCTCAGGAGGAACAGGATGGAGCTACAGCTGAGACCGAGCCCTGGGCTGCCGCTGTTCCTCCA GAGTGGGTTCCAATTATCCAGCAGGATATCCAGAGCCAGAGAAAGGTGAAACCACAGCCTCCCCTGAGTGATGCCTACCTCAGCGGCATGCCCGCCAAGAGACGCAAG